In Lathyrus oleraceus cultivar Zhongwan6 chromosome 2, CAAS_Psat_ZW6_1.0, whole genome shotgun sequence, the DNA window ACATCACTCCATAAGATCTTAGGAAATATAGCATAGCAAAGTTGAACAGAGAATCTCAAGAGGGGGAGCCAGTGAAGTCAAAGACTAGAAGCTTAAGGTAGTCAATCAATCATTAAGATATCTTAGTGTGATTTAGATGGGTCTATTAACCTCCCAACATCCTGGAATTCCTTTGTGTAAGATTAAGTTAAGCAATAAATGGAGTATTCCTCAGTTTATCAACTTTCAGAGCAAAATGTTTCACAGTATTCTCCATTCCCGCGTCCATTAGAGCACTCTTGAAGGCGCTGAACATATTGGCAGTAGGCCGGATCCCAACATCCAACATTTGTTGAAAGTACTTACATGCTTCATCCAACTTATTTTCCCGACACAAGGAAATGATCAACGTCGAGAACATGTGAATTCCAGGAAGAATTCCCTTGTCTTTCATCTCATCCCAAACTACCATTGCCATATCCAATTGGTTTTCATTACAAAACATCCTCACCACAATCGCGTACGTGTTTGCACTCGGCTCACACCCCATCTCGCTACTCATTCTCTTGAAAACCGAGTAAGCTTCTTTTGTTCTTCCACCCTTTATCAAATGAACAAGTATTATATCATATGTTCGAGAATTCGGACCGATCCCAAGCTCTTTCATCTCACCAACAGTCCTGTATGCATCATCGATCCGCATTGCCCAGCAGTAAGCCCCAACAACAGCATTATAAGTCGGTACCTCCGGTGGAAATCCACTAGCCTTAGATTTTTCAAAGAACTCAAGAGCTTCATCTAATCTATTACCATTACCAAGACCAATAATCAAAGTACAATATATATGAGGACTAGGACTCACATTCTTCAATTGCATCTCATGATAAAAACCAATAGCCTCATCATACTTTTTAGCCTTACAATAAGCATTAATGATTATACCATAGGTAACAACATCAGGCTCAAAACCCTCATCCTTCATCTCTCTACAAACCTCATTAACCTTCAACAAATTCTGTTGCTGACTCCAACCTTCTAACAGAATAGTATAAGACTTCAAATTAGGCTCCAAATCCCATTGCCTCATTTTATCAAACAGTTCCTGTGCTTTCTCAACATGAAACTTCGACTTACACAATACATCAATTAACTTGTTGAAATCCGATATCTGAGGCTTCAGTCCATATCTTTCCATTCTCCCAAACGTCTTCAATGCCTCGTTAACGATTCTAGCTCTGACGTATCTCCGAGCAATGAGAGCAAAAGTGTCACCATTTATCAACTTTTGTTGTTTCATTTCATCAACCAAATTCCAAATCATCTTAAACTGTTTGATTTTACCCAATGCTTCAATCAAAGCATGGAAACTCTCTGTACTGTGCTTGAACCCTTTCTGTTTCTCCGCCCAACGGAAGAACGAGAGTGCGAGAATCCCA includes these proteins:
- the LOC127120886 gene encoding pentatricopeptide repeat-containing protein At1g71060, mitochondrial; translation: MTLSRLFRKFPNFVHLSKSCYPISLTPSPSSNFDHHSSKPTNQFSQNPSGSLKFNIFSFHTSRVNVNKPNPTNPDAETICKILSTAPDSPVDVSFRNFPAEVSPELVVDVLNKLSNAGILALSFFRWAEKQKGFKHSTESFHALIEALGKIKQFKMIWNLVDEMKQQKLINGDTFALIARRYVRARIVNEALKTFGRMERYGLKPQISDFNKLIDVLCKSKFHVEKAQELFDKMRQWDLEPNLKSYTILLEGWSQQQNLLKVNEVCREMKDEGFEPDVVTYGIIINAYCKAKKYDEAIGFYHEMQLKNVSPSPHIYCTLIIGLGNGNRLDEALEFFEKSKASGFPPEVPTYNAVVGAYCWAMRIDDAYRTVGEMKELGIGPNSRTYDIILVHLIKGGRTKEAYSVFKRMSSEMGCEPSANTYAIVVRMFCNENQLDMAMVVWDEMKDKGILPGIHMFSTLIISLCRENKLDEACKYFQQMLDVGIRPTANMFSAFKSALMDAGMENTVKHFALKVDKLRNTPFIA